Sequence from the Methanococcoides methylutens genome:
ATCAGGAAGTTCAGCGAGGATCCTATCACTCCGGTAGACCTCCTGAAGTGGGGAACATTCTCTCCGGAATGTATGGCATATCTTTGGTTATGCATTGAGAATAACAAGAGCCTGATCTATGCCGGTGGTACTGCATCCGGTAAGACTTCTTCACTGAATGCTGTATCTCTGTTTATCCCCGAAAAAGCTAAGATAATAAGTCTTGAAGATACAAGGGAATTGAAATTGCCTCATCCAAATTGGATCCCTGGTATGACCAGAGATTCCTTCACCGCAGATGATCGTGGTTCTGTGGATATGTATGATCTTCTAAAGGCTGCATTACGTCAGCGTCCGGAATATCTCCTTGTCGGGGAAGTTCGTGGTAAAGAAGCTCTGACACTTTTCCAGGCAATGTCCACAGGACATACTACCTTCTCTACAATGCATGCAGATTCAGTTCCATCTGCTATCCACAGGCTTGAGAACCCGCCTATAAGTGTGCCGCGTAATATGATACAGGCTCTGGACATAATGTGTATTCAGGCACAGACCTATTCCATGGGCAAGCGTGTCAGAAGGAATCTGAAAGTTGTAGAGATCATTGATATTGATCCAAATACTCGAAATGTCAGGACCAATGATGTTTTTGCGTGGGATTCTTCGACCGATACCTTCAACAGGACAGGTGATTCAAAAGCTTTGATGGATATCCGTATGAGGAGAGGCTGGGGTGCAATGGATGTCAACAGGGAACTGGCAAACCGGCAGCGTATACTGGAATATATGGTGGATAATGATATTGAGGATTTTAAGCAGATCTCTGGTATTATTAATGCTTATCAATCCACGCCGGAAAAAGTTTTGAAGGAACTTGATCTGCTATAACGTTCTTTGGAGTGGTAAGGTGACAGAAGATATGTCTCAGGAAACATCTCATGAAGATCAAATGCAGGAAAAAGTTCCCGATCCTGTCGAGGAATATGGTAGTCTTCAGGATGTTGAACCTTCAATCGAAACAGAGGTAAACAGTCCCTCATCATTTTCTTCCGGGAGTAAAAAAGATTCATTCCTGAGTGGATTCAAACGAAAGTTGTCCGGAGGTCCAAAAAAGGACAATGATACTTTTGAAAGGTTCTTTGAATACTTCACTATCTTTAAAAAGATCCCTTTTGCATTACTCGGTGATCGGATTAAGGCAAGGAAAGAAAAATATGAACATCTTCAGGTGCAACTTTTCCAGGCACGTGTTCCACTTTCATACGAGATGTATGTTTCAAATGCGATTTTCTACTCAGTATTTTGTTGTGTAATTGGCCTTATTCTTGGCCTTTTCCTCTCGCATGTTGTTGTGAATCTGGTCGGTCTTCCTGACTCTATAACAAATCTGGAGTTCAGTACATCTACTTCCTGGATACTGCAATTTAAATCACTATTCATCGGTTTTTTGATAACCGTTCTTTTTGCTGCAATTATTGGAGGTGTCACCTATGGATCTTTCATGCTTTACCCCGGTTTCAAGGCAGGTGAACGTAAGGGTGACATCGATAGGCATTTGCCTTATGCTGTAACTTTCATGTATGCTCTTTGTAAGGGTGGCATGAATATCATTGAGGTATTCAGGCTATTGGCTCGTTCAGAGGATACTTATGGTGAAGTTTCAAAAGAAATAGATGCTATCCTGCGTGAGATGGATTATTTCGGACACGACCTTAGAACTGCTATCTCTAACATTAGCGAGATAACTCCTTCAGAAAGGTTTCAGGACCTGATGCAGAACCTTCTCACCATCATTGACAGTGGTGGAAGCATTCCACGTTATTTCCAGGACAAGTCTGAACAGTACCTGCAAAAATCCATAGTGGATCAGAAAGGATTCCTGGAGACCCTGGCATTGCTGTCAGAATCCTACGTTACTGCATTCGTTGCCGGTCCTCTCTTTATCATCATACTTGGTGTTATGATGGCAGTAATGGGGTCCGGGTCGGATGTCATGGTGTATGCTATTATTTATGCTGTACTGCCGATCGGTTCACTGATGTTTGTTGTGATGATCAGTATTATCACTCCAAGTGAGAGTGGCGAACCCGAGATCCTGCCTACTACAGTAGTTCTTGATCATGGTATTCCTCAGGTCCCATCATATCTTGAACCTGTATATAATGAAACAGGAGAACTTATAGATGAGACTAAAGAAAAGGTTCAGGAGAGAGCATTATATGAGGGTCTTGCAAAGTCAAAAAAATCATTATCATTTAGGGATTTCTTGCAGAATCCTCTCAAACCGCTTTTAAATAACCCTCTTTATACGCTTGCTATTACATTGCCAATTGCATTTCTGGTTATTTTGATCCCGTTCTTGCTGAACAAAGGAGATCTGTATACAACATCCGATATCGTTGCTTTTATTGATGATTATGTTGTGCTTGGTCTTTTCCTTGTTATAGTGCCTCTTGCTATTTTCCATGAGATCAAATCTCATAGGAAGAAAAGTCTTGAGAAAAATTTTCCGGATTTCTTAAAAAAGCTTGCAAGCACTAATGAGACTGGAATGACCCTTCGTGATTCCATAACACTTATGGCAACTTCCGGTAAAGGAAGCCTTGGCAAAGAGATCCACAAGATCTGGAAGGACATCTTCTGGGGAATGAATGTCAATGATGCTCTCATCAGGTTTGCCAACAGGCTTCGGACCCATGTTATAGCGCGTTCTATGACCCTTATTACAAAAGCCAATGAATCAAGTGGTGATGTGGGTGAAGTGCTTCTGGTAGCAGCACGCGATGCGGCATCAGAACAGTCTATGAAACGTGAGCGTTCGATGAACATGATGATCTACATAGTGATCATTTATATTGCGTTCTTTGTGTTCGTTGGTGTTATCTATGTTATCTCCACGACCTTCCTGGCCGAGATGGCAAATGCCGGTGAAAAAATGGCTGAAGCAGGAACTCAGGCTGGTGGATTCCTCGGTAATTTCGACCTTGATGCATACACTCGTTTATTCATGCATGCTTCCCTTCTTCAGGGATTAAGCTCCGGGCTTATGGCAGGGGCAATGGGCGAAGGTAATGTGCTTTCAGGGCTGAAACACTCAATAGTCATGATCACTGTCGGTTATCTTATATTCACCCTGTTCGTATGAGTAGTTGTTCTGTTCAAGCAGGGCAATTACAATGATGGGAGATTTCAATGAAGATCGTGGGAATTGATGAAGCTGGAAAAGGTCCTGTAATAGGTCCGATGTGTATTGGTGGTGTGAGAATTGATAAGAGTAAAAGTAATGCTCTTAAGAATCTCGGGGTTGCCGATTCCAAGAAACTGTCGCCAAAAAAGAGAGTGCATCTCGCGTCCCAGATCAAGAAGTATGCAGATGACTATTTTGTTTTTGAAGTTTCCCCTGACCAGATAGATGAGCTTCGCAAACTGATGACCATGAACGAGATCATGGTGCTTGGTTTTGGAAATGTGATCGAGAATCTTCCGGGTGACGAGATCTATGTGGATGCAGCGGATGTAAAGGAGGAACGCTTTGGTAAACGTCTTCTTGATAATTATTTGAAAAATCATCCTGACATAACGGCTCCGAAAATAGTTTCAAAACATGGTGCCGATGATCTTTTCCCGATAGTATCTGCAGCATCCATTGTAGCGAAGGTCAGGCGTGATGAACTTATTGAAGAGCTCAAAAAAGATATCGGTGTGGATTTTGGAAGCGGATACCCCTCTGATCCAAAGACCAAG
This genomic interval carries:
- a CDS encoding type II secretion system F family protein, translating into MTEDMSQETSHEDQMQEKVPDPVEEYGSLQDVEPSIETEVNSPSSFSSGSKKDSFLSGFKRKLSGGPKKDNDTFERFFEYFTIFKKIPFALLGDRIKARKEKYEHLQVQLFQARVPLSYEMYVSNAIFYSVFCCVIGLILGLFLSHVVVNLVGLPDSITNLEFSTSTSWILQFKSLFIGFLITVLFAAIIGGVTYGSFMLYPGFKAGERKGDIDRHLPYAVTFMYALCKGGMNIIEVFRLLARSEDTYGEVSKEIDAILREMDYFGHDLRTAISNISEITPSERFQDLMQNLLTIIDSGGSIPRYFQDKSEQYLQKSIVDQKGFLETLALLSESYVTAFVAGPLFIIILGVMMAVMGSGSDVMVYAIIYAVLPIGSLMFVVMISIITPSESGEPEILPTTVVLDHGIPQVPSYLEPVYNETGELIDETKEKVQERALYEGLAKSKKSLSFRDFLQNPLKPLLNNPLYTLAITLPIAFLVILIPFLLNKGDLYTTSDIVAFIDDYVVLGLFLVIVPLAIFHEIKSHRKKSLEKNFPDFLKKLASTNETGMTLRDSITLMATSGKGSLGKEIHKIWKDIFWGMNVNDALIRFANRLRTHVIARSMTLITKANESSGDVGEVLLVAARDAASEQSMKRERSMNMMIYIVIIYIAFFVFVGVIYVISTTFLAEMANAGEKMAEAGTQAGGFLGNFDLDAYTRLFMHASLLQGLSSGLMAGAMGEGNVLSGLKHSIVMITVGYLIFTLFV
- the rnhB gene encoding ribonuclease HII → MKIVGIDEAGKGPVIGPMCIGGVRIDKSKSNALKNLGVADSKKLSPKKRVHLASQIKKYADDYFVFEVSPDQIDELRKLMTMNEIMVLGFGNVIENLPGDEIYVDAADVKEERFGKRLLDNYLKNHPDITAPKIVSKHGADDLFPIVSAASIVAKVRRDELIEELKKDIGVDFGSGYPSDPKTKKFLNDWYDEHGSLPDIVRHSWKTAQNIVEK